Proteins from a single region of Aureibacter tunicatorum:
- a CDS encoding shikimate kinase, which yields MTTDRIFLMGMPGSGKTTLGKGLAAYLDLPFIDLDVEIELDEGRTIPEIFEQYGEEYFRKLEAKVLRNLVANKDRFLMSLGGGTPCYMENLEVLKKEGKSIYMEVSAQELFKRLHGSGASKRPLLNGKSQDQLLKELEDKLNVRNSFYRQADLVAKGDNLSISEVLKLLND from the coding sequence ATGACTACAGATCGCATATTTTTAATGGGAATGCCTGGGTCGGGCAAGACGACTTTGGGCAAGGGCTTGGCAGCTTATCTTGATTTGCCATTTATTGATTTGGATGTTGAAATAGAGTTGGATGAAGGGAGAACTATTCCGGAGATTTTTGAGCAATATGGAGAAGAGTATTTCAGAAAACTAGAGGCTAAGGTTTTGAGAAATCTGGTTGCCAATAAGGATAGATTTTTAATGTCATTGGGTGGAGGCACACCTTGTTATATGGAAAATCTAGAAGTTCTTAAAAAAGAAGGCAAAAGCATTTATATGGAAGTGTCGGCTCAAGAGCTTTTTAAGAGATTGCATGGAAGTGGAGCATCCAAACGACCGCTATTGAATGGCAAGAGTCAAGACCAACTTTTGAAAGAGCTTGAGGATAAGCTTAATGTTAGGAATTCTTTTTATAGACAAGCGGATTTGGTAGCTAAAGGAGATAACCTAAGTATTTCGGAAGTATTGAAGCTGCTTAATGACTAA
- the cdaA gene encoding diadenylate cyclase CdaA, with amino-acid sequence MPILFKIGFLDIRFVDFIDIALVSFLLYQFYKFMRGSVAIKVFIGFLSLYLTYLVVTAADMELVSAILGQFMGVGFIALIILFQQEIRKFLLFFGRQTIFEREGLFGWRKSSHEQDIDVTPIVEAAKAMSGNKTGALIVISKDSSLDNFAETGDMIDGTLSKRLLTSIFFKNSPMHDGAVIINKGKVIAARCVLPVSEQEDIPAHMGLRHRAAIGMTEITNTLVLVVSEETGQMSIVRNGKIFHNLSAQEIRAKITNYLSDKISNKESAFDKNSSSENMVSKVQSILKEEIKSAEQMNNQQNGSIMND; translated from the coding sequence TTGCCAATACTATTTAAAATAGGATTTCTGGATATTCGCTTTGTCGACTTCATCGACATCGCATTAGTGAGCTTTTTACTCTATCAGTTTTACAAGTTCATGCGGGGCAGTGTTGCGATCAAAGTATTCATAGGGTTTCTATCTCTATACCTTACTTACCTTGTCGTAACAGCAGCTGACATGGAACTCGTAAGCGCCATACTTGGCCAATTCATGGGAGTGGGATTCATCGCATTGATTATCCTTTTTCAACAAGAAATCAGAAAGTTTCTGCTTTTCTTCGGTAGACAAACGATTTTCGAAAGAGAAGGACTGTTTGGGTGGAGAAAGTCTTCTCATGAACAAGACATTGATGTAACACCCATCGTGGAAGCGGCAAAAGCCATGAGCGGCAACAAAACCGGTGCCTTGATTGTCATTTCAAAGGATTCTTCCTTGGATAATTTTGCGGAAACTGGGGATATGATTGACGGAACCTTATCCAAGAGGCTTCTAACATCAATTTTCTTCAAGAACAGCCCCATGCATGATGGCGCGGTGATCATCAATAAAGGCAAAGTAATCGCCGCAAGATGCGTTCTTCCTGTCAGCGAACAAGAGGATATTCCTGCTCACATGGGACTAAGACACCGCGCGGCTATTGGCATGACTGAAATTACAAATACTTTAGTCCTTGTCGTATCGGAAGAAACTGGACAAATGTCCATAGTTAGAAATGGAAAAATATTTCATAACTTGTCCGCTCAAGAAATAAGAGCTAAAATCACCAATTATCTTTCAGATAAAATTTCCAATAAAGAATCCGCATTTGATAAAAATTCGTCCTCTGAGAATATGGTTTCAAAAGTTCAATCCATACTCAAAGAAGAAATCAAATCTGCTGAGCAAATGAACAATCAACAGAACGGAAGTATTATGAATGATTAA
- a CDS encoding DUF368 domain-containing protein: MRSFKEYVLIFCKGIGMGAADVVPGVSGGTIALLTGIYEELLETIKSVNLNSIKLFFQGKFKEFWTAINGNFILALLTGIGFSLVLLSRLITYLLEAFPIYIWSFFFGLVIISSYMVSREVKRWDIKSVLMLLIGIAVAYGVTVATPAHTPDSNLFIFLSGLIAISAMILPGISGSFMLLIMGKYSQIIHAIKDFDIMTILIFGAGCIVGITSFSRLISWLLKKYHNMMMALLSGFMIGSLNKLWPWKEVIETRLNSKGMEVPFIEKSISPIKFEFLTGNDALLMPAVFFMLFGIGFVYGIEYLALKLKKEK; encoded by the coding sequence ATGAGATCATTTAAAGAATATGTGTTGATATTCTGCAAGGGAATAGGCATGGGAGCTGCGGATGTGGTTCCGGGAGTTTCAGGAGGTACAATAGCTCTGTTGACAGGTATATATGAGGAGTTGTTGGAAACTATCAAGTCTGTCAATCTAAATAGCATAAAGCTATTCTTTCAAGGGAAATTCAAGGAGTTTTGGACAGCTATAAATGGAAATTTCATTCTTGCCTTGCTGACGGGTATTGGGTTTAGCTTGGTGCTGTTGTCAAGGTTGATTACCTACTTATTGGAAGCTTTTCCTATATATATTTGGTCTTTCTTTTTTGGACTTGTTATCATCTCTTCTTATATGGTAAGCAGAGAAGTGAAACGATGGGATATCAAGTCCGTATTGATGTTGCTGATAGGCATCGCGGTTGCTTATGGAGTAACCGTAGCGACTCCTGCTCATACACCTGATTCGAACTTGTTTATCTTTTTGTCAGGCTTAATTGCTATTTCCGCTATGATCCTTCCGGGAATTTCTGGTAGTTTTATGCTTTTGATTATGGGCAAATACAGCCAAATCATTCATGCGATCAAGGACTTTGACATCATGACAATATTGATTTTTGGCGCAGGTTGCATAGTTGGCATTACGAGTTTTTCAAGATTGATATCATGGCTATTGAAAAAATACCATAATATGATGATGGCTTTGCTTTCAGGCTTTATGATAGGCTCTTTGAATAAACTTTGGCCTTGGAAAGAAGTGATTGAGACGCGCTTAAATTCCAAAGGCATGGAAGTGCCTTTCATTGAGAAAAGCATTAGTCCGATTAAGTTTGAGTTCTTGACAGGGAATGATGCCCTTTTAATGCCTGCTGTATTCTTTATGTTGTTTGGAATCGGTTTTGTGTATGGTATAGAGTACTTGGCTTTGAAGCTCAAAAAGGAAAAATAG
- a CDS encoding BT_3928 family protein, which translates to MQMLNRIVRILTGSVFIFSGLVKLNDPQGTAIKMKEYFEIFASDFSSIFHVLIPYVLPLAVFVCVLEVMLGWALIFKYRMKLTLTVLMALIVYFGFLTFYSAYFNKVTDCGCFGDAIPLNPWESFWKDVVLGIMGLFMIFNYKKADRDESANWDKFMLALMIINVFIAYYAIEHLPYVDFRAYKVGANISESMKPSAPFIYEYTMEKDGKIYKFKDYPSDTSYHFQKMELLNPEAEPKITDYSVWNDDGDYTEESLQGVKLFIVMNDIRKSHLEYMGEISNLIGAVKADATSWILTASPEQEVENVRHEYQLAIPYYFADDTVLKAMIRSNPGLILISNGTILGKWHYNDIPTAEEVEKLIRKNSQK; encoded by the coding sequence ATGCAGATGCTAAATAGAATCGTAAGGATTCTAACAGGATCCGTCTTTATTTTTTCGGGCTTGGTGAAGCTGAATGACCCGCAGGGAACAGCAATCAAGATGAAGGAGTATTTTGAAATCTTTGCTTCTGATTTCAGTTCAATTTTTCACGTATTAATACCTTATGTATTGCCTTTGGCCGTTTTTGTATGCGTGCTTGAAGTTATGTTGGGTTGGGCTTTGATTTTCAAATACAGGATGAAGTTGACACTTACAGTGTTGATGGCTTTGATTGTCTATTTCGGTTTCTTGACATTTTACTCAGCCTATTTTAACAAAGTGACGGATTGCGGTTGTTTTGGAGACGCTATACCATTGAATCCTTGGGAGTCTTTTTGGAAAGATGTTGTTCTTGGTATTATGGGCTTGTTTATGATTTTTAATTATAAAAAAGCTGATCGCGATGAAAGCGCGAATTGGGATAAATTCATGTTGGCATTGATGATTATCAATGTGTTTATAGCTTACTATGCTATCGAGCATTTGCCTTATGTTGATTTCAGAGCATATAAAGTAGGCGCGAATATCAGCGAATCCATGAAGCCTTCTGCTCCATTCATTTATGAGTACACCATGGAGAAAGATGGAAAAATTTATAAATTCAAGGATTATCCTTCGGACACATCTTATCATTTCCAGAAGATGGAGCTGTTGAATCCTGAAGCGGAACCTAAAATCACCGACTATAGCGTTTGGAATGATGATGGTGATTATACTGAAGAGTCTTTGCAAGGAGTGAAGCTTTTTATAGTGATGAACGATATAAGGAAGTCTCATTTGGAGTATATGGGGGAGATCTCGAACTTGATTGGCGCGGTGAAGGCAGATGCTACTTCGTGGATTTTGACAGCTTCGCCAGAGCAAGAAGTGGAGAATGTAAGGCATGAGTATCAGTTAGCAATACCGTATTATTTCGCTGATGATACCGTATTGAAAGCTATGATAAGATCTAATCCAGGATTGATATTGATAAGCAATGGGACGATCCTTGGAAAGTGGCATTACAACGATATCCCAACGGCCGAAGAGGTAGAGAAACTGATAAGAAAGAATTCTCAGAAATAG
- the folP gene encoding dihydropteroate synthase, translating to MTKDTVFSTKITLNANGKILDLSQPIVMGILNITPDSFYEGSRISNHDEILAKARQMLIDGASILDIGGYSSRPGADDITIQEEIDRVTGPIEAIASHYPNAIISIDTFRSEVVQAAVEAGAHIINDISGGTIDDKMFDTVAQLRVPYIMMHMKGTPQTMVQLNQYEDLVYDIMDFFTKRINKLKSLGVNDIILDPGFGFAKHIDQNFELLRRLDEFKILELPLLIGVSRKSMIYKTLHIKPAEALNGTTVLNTISLNKGAHILRVHDVKEAMETIKLHKKIYPNEH from the coding sequence GTGACGAAAGATACTGTATTTTCGACAAAAATAACACTTAACGCCAACGGAAAAATCCTTGACCTTAGCCAGCCTATCGTCATGGGAATACTAAATATCACTCCCGATTCATTTTACGAAGGCAGCCGTATTTCGAATCATGATGAAATTCTCGCCAAGGCCAGGCAGATGCTCATTGACGGAGCTTCCATACTTGATATAGGAGGCTATTCCTCAAGACCCGGAGCGGATGACATTACCATACAAGAAGAAATCGACAGAGTCACTGGGCCTATCGAAGCGATAGCAAGCCATTATCCCAATGCAATTATTTCCATCGACACATTCAGATCCGAAGTGGTTCAAGCGGCTGTGGAAGCTGGCGCTCATATTATCAACGATATCAGTGGCGGAACTATCGATGACAAAATGTTCGACACTGTTGCCCAATTAAGAGTGCCTTACATAATGATGCATATGAAAGGAACTCCGCAAACCATGGTACAGCTGAATCAATATGAAGACTTGGTCTATGATATCATGGATTTTTTCACCAAACGCATCAACAAACTCAAGTCATTAGGAGTGAATGATATAATATTGGATCCTGGATTCGGATTTGCCAAACATATTGATCAAAACTTCGAGCTGTTGCGTAGACTGGATGAATTTAAGATACTTGAGCTTCCATTGCTCATCGGCGTATCAAGAAAATCGATGATTTATAAGACACTTCATATCAAGCCAGCAGAGGCGCTAAATGGCACAACAGTATTGAATACTATAAGCTTAAACAAAGGAGCTCATATACTAAGAGTACATGATGTGAAAGAAGCCATGGAAACCATCAAATTGCATAAAAAAATTTATCCAAACGAACATTAA
- a CDS encoding shikimate dehydrogenase — protein MRKFGLIGRKLGHSFSKKYFTEKFEKEGINNAAYELYELEDIDALPELLNRESGLEGLNVTIPYKRDVMKYLDDLDERAERIGAVNVVKITDGKLKGYNSDYYGFRQSLEDWLDHPPNELKAMILGTGGASKAVKVALEDMEMPYQFVSRSHGENQISYQELAENHDLFGDTRLIINTTPLGMYPKVEECPEIPYELLSEHHYLYDLVYNPLETLFMKKGIEKGAKAMNGLPMLELQAEKSWDIWNS, from the coding sequence ATGAGAAAGTTCGGATTGATAGGACGTAAATTGGGACACTCTTTTTCAAAAAAGTATTTTACTGAAAAATTTGAAAAAGAAGGAATTAATAATGCGGCCTATGAGCTTTATGAGTTGGAAGATATTGATGCTTTGCCAGAACTTTTGAATCGAGAAAGTGGCTTGGAAGGGTTGAATGTGACGATTCCTTACAAAAGAGATGTCATGAAATATCTTGACGATTTGGATGAAAGAGCGGAAAGAATAGGAGCTGTCAATGTGGTTAAAATTACCGATGGAAAGCTGAAAGGTTATAACTCGGATTATTACGGATTTAGACAATCTCTTGAAGATTGGCTTGACCATCCTCCAAATGAGTTGAAAGCTATGATTTTAGGGACAGGCGGAGCTTCCAAAGCAGTCAAAGTGGCATTGGAAGATATGGAAATGCCATATCAATTTGTAAGCAGAAGCCACGGAGAGAACCAAATATCTTATCAAGAGTTGGCGGAAAACCATGATTTGTTTGGAGATACAAGATTGATAATCAATACGACGCCTTTGGGAATGTATCCTAAAGTGGAAGAGTGTCCTGAGATCCCTTACGAATTGCTTAGCGAACATCATTATTTGTATGATTTGGTATATAATCCCTTGGAAACATTGTTTATGAAAAAGGGAATCGAAAAAGGAGCTAAAGCGATGAATGGCTTGCCTATGCTTGAGCTTCAAGCAGAAAAATCTTGGGATATCTGGAATAGCTAA